The nucleotide window CTCTCGCGATAAATGCGAGCGACGTGCCCAAGCTTTGATTAAGGACGACGCCGGTCAGCGCTCCAGCAGCGCCGCCGCCGCATCCCGCTGCTGCCAGCCGTGCCGGACGAGTTCGGGGTCGTCATGCTCCTCCACCGGGTGACCGACGCAGAGATAGGCGACGAGGCGCCATTCCGCCGGCACGTCGAGATGCGACGCGACGCATTCGGGCTCGATGATCGAGACCCAGCCGACACCGAGGCCGTGCGCCCGCGCGGCGAGCCAGAAGGCGTGCACCGCCGTCACGACCGAATAGCGCAGCATTTCCGGCATGGTGGCGCGGCCGAGGCCATGGCCGTCCTCCGTGGCCTCGTCGCAGAACACCGCGAGATGGATCGGTGCCTCGCGCAATCCCGCGAGCTTCAGGCGGAGATAGGTCTCCCGGCGCTCCGCATCGTAGGTTCCGGCCGCCGCCCCGTTGCAGCGCTCGAAACTGGCGATCACCGCCTTGCGCCGGGCCGGGTCGGCGACCCGGACGAAGCGCCAGGGTTGGCTGTTGCCGACGGACGGGCTGAGCCGGGCCAGGGCGAGGCAATGCCGCAGCAGGGCTTCATCGACCGGCTGGCTCTGAAAGCGGCGCACGTCGCGACGCCAGGCCAACAGGTCGCCGAGCGTCTCGCGAAAGCCGGGATCGAAACTCACCACAACCTGCCGCCCCTCACTGACATGACCGGCCGGTTCGATCCCGTCCTCGACCACCGGCCTCAAGGGCGGTGAGAGGAAGGAAACGAGCGATCCATCGCCGCGAGGGATGATTTTAGACCACGGAGCGCCGGCATGGCAGAAAAAAAGGCCGCACTCCGAAGAGGCGGCCTGAAGTCCTTGGGTCTCGAAACCTCTGGAGTGTCGCCTCCGTGACATCGGCAGGCTCCCGAAAGCTGGGGAGCATGGATATCGGTCGCCCGACCGAGCACGGAACCGACGAGGTTCGGCCACAGGTATCATCTTCTATCAAGGCCGACGATGGGCGGTTTGGCGGCGAAATCGTGATGATGTGTTGCCGTTCGGTGTCTCGCCTCGCCGTCGTGAGCCGGCGCGAGACAGGCGACGTTCGAGGCGCGCCGGGCTTGCGGCCCTTCGGGTGGAGGCCCATCATCCCGGAGCCGGCGCCCGCCGTGATCCGCCATGGCATCGGGCCGGGACGGCGACGTCGCGTCCGGGAATGCCGAAATCGCACGTGCGTCCGGGGGCGTCGTCCCGGTTACGGTCGACGGGGCTCAATGCTAAACCGAGGAGCGAGGATGGACGAGAGGACCGGAGCCGAGCCGCGATCGCAGGATTCCAGCGGCCGCGTGGTGCCCTTCCCGACGGCCCCGGTGGTGCCACAGGTCGCCTTCGACCGCAGCGAGCTCAGGA belongs to Methylobacterium sp. 77 and includes:
- the bluB gene encoding 5,6-dimethylbenzimidazole synthase, with the translated sequence MSFDPGFRETLGDLLAWRRDVRRFQSQPVDEALLRHCLALARLSPSVGNSQPWRFVRVADPARRKAVIASFERCNGAAAGTYDAERRETYLRLKLAGLREAPIHLAVFCDEATEDGHGLGRATMPEMLRYSVVTAVHAFWLAARAHGLGVGWVSIIEPECVASHLDVPAEWRLVAYLCVGHPVEEHDDPELVRHGWQQRDAAAALLER